ATATCTCATGGCTACAGAAAGatgtaaaacaaatagtaaGAGATGTGTTAATTTAGGCATCATCcatttcagtcagtcagtcaagcCTTGTTGggttattcaattcaattaaatttcaattcaatttttatatagcgccaaatcacatcAACAGTTATCTTAACAACAGTTAGCGACAGAGgcaaacttccttttaagaggcagaaacctcgagcagaaccatggctcagggtgggcggccatctgcctcgaccggttggggtgaaggagagagagagagagagagagcgagagagagagcagaagaggaacagagagacaaagagagggatggaaggagagagagaggggagggaggcagcctacataatatacacacacagaggtacagacagtaaaggtgatgttgctatagactaaatgaaaaatggtacagatatttatagtaatgttaatgattataataacaataataacgaTAAGaatagcaacaatagtcgttgtagcagagggtgtcgagcaggaacacgggggcagcaggtgacccgcaaccacagatccagactccacagctccagagccagaaaacctgcaggaagtgataggaggagagaggagagggacgagaaagcacaagactaccagaaaagggagaagttgagttagtaaaatgcaataatgggatgaggttgcttacagagggagagaaagtagaggagagaggagctcagtgcatcataggaaatcccccggcagtctaggcctatagcagcataactaagggatggttcaggactcacctgagccagccctaactataagctttatcaaagaggaaagtcttaagcctactcttaaatgtggagatggtgtctgcctcctgaacccaaactggaacctggttccacaggagaggagcttgatagctgaacgctctggctcctagtctacttttggagactctaggaaccacaagtaaccctgcattctgggagcgcagtgctctggtgggattttaagataagatggtgcctgaccattaagagctttgtaggtaagaagaatgattttaaattatattctggattttactggaagccaatgcaaagaagctaagacaggagaaatatgatctcttttcctggttcctgtcagaacacgtgctgcagcattctggatcagctgaagagtcttaacggactttttcgagcagcctgataataaggattTGCAGTAATCctgcctagaagtaacaaatgcatagACTAGTtttttgcatcatttttagacagaatattcatgattttcgcaatattacgcaggtaaaaaaaggcggtccttgaaatttgcttaatgtgagacagAAAGCGACATGTCcggatcaaagataactcccaagattcctcacagtggtgctggaggccagggcaatgccatcaagggaaactatatctttagataatgcgtcacggaggtgcttaggccccagagcaataacttcagttttatctgagtttaacatgagaaaattacaggttatccaggttttaacatcctgaaggcacatttgaagtttagctaactgatgagtttcatctggcttgatcgatagatataactgagtatcatctgcataacaatgaaagcttatggaatatttcctgataatattgcctaaaggaagcatatataaagtgaacaggattggtccgaggacagatccttgaggaactccatgactaactttggcatgcatggaggactcatcgttaacatgtacaaactgaaatcaatctgataaataggacttaaaccagcttagagcggttcctttaaNNNNNNNNNNNNNNNNNNNNNNNNNNNNNNNNNNNNNNNNNNNNNNNNNNNNNNNNNNNNNNNNNNNNNNNNNNNNNNNNNNNNNNNNNNNNNNNNNNNNNNNNNNNNNNNNNNNNNNNNNNNNNNNNNNNNNNNNNNNNNNNNNNNNNNNNNNNNNNNNNNNNNNNNNNNNNNNNNNNNNNNNNNNNNNNNNNNNNNNNNNNNNNNNNNNNNNNNNNNNNNNNNNNNNNNNNNNNNNNNNNNNNNNNNNNNNNNNNNNNNNNNNNNNNNNNNNNNNNNNNNNNNNNNNNNNNNNNNNNNNNNNNNNNNNNNNNNNNNNNNNNNNNNNNNNNNNNNNNNNNNNNNNNNNNNNNNNNNNNNNNNNNNNNNNNNNNNNNNNNNNNNNNNNNNNNNNNNNNNNNNNNNNNNNNNNNNNNNNNNNNNNNNNNNNNNNNNNNNNNNNNNNNNNNNNNNNNNNNNNNNNNNNNNNNNNNNNNNNNNNNNNNNNNNNNNNNNNNNNNNNNNNNNNNNNNNNNNNNNNNNNNNNNNNNNNNNNNNNNNNNNNNNNNNNNNNNNNNNNNNNNNNNNNNNNNNNNNNNNNNNNNNNNNNNNNNNNNNNNNNNNNNNNNNNNNNNNNNNNNNNNNNNNNNNNNNNNNNNNNNNNNNNNNNNNNNNNNNNNNNNNNNNNNNNNNNNNNNNNNNNNNNNNNNNNNNNNNNNNNNNNNNNNNNNNNNNNNNNNNNNNNNNNNNNNNNNNNNNNNNNNNNNNNNNNNNNNNNNNNNNNNNNNNNNNNNNNNNNNNNNNNNNNNNNNNNNNNNNNNNNNNNNNNNNNNNNNNNNNNNNNNNNNNNNNNNNNNNNNNNNNNNNNNNNNNNNNNNNNNNNNNNNNNNNNNNNNNNNNNNNNNNNNNNNNNNNNNNNNNNNNNNNNNNNNNNNNNNNNNNNNNNNNNNNNNNNNNNNNNNNNNNNNNNNNNNNNNNNNNNNNNNNNNNNNNNNNNNNNNNNNNNNNNNNNNNNNNNNNNNNNNNNNNNNNNNNNNNNNNNNNNNNNNNNNNNNNNNNNNNNNNNNNNNNNNNNNNNNNNNNNNNNNNNNNNNNNNNNNNNNNNNNNNNNNNNNNNNNNNNNNNNNNNNNNNNNNNNNNNNNNNNNNNNNNNNNNNNNNNNNNNNNNNNNNNNNNNNNNNNNNNNNNNNNNNNNNNNNNNNNNNNNNNNNNNNNNNNNNNNNNNNNNNNNNNNNNNNNNNNNNNNNNNNNNNNNNNNNNNNNNNNNNNNNNNNNNNNNNNNNNNNNNNNNNNNNNNNNNNNNNNNNNNNNNNNNNNNNNNNNNNNNNNNNNNNNNNNNNNNNNNNNNNNNNNNNNNNNNNNNNNNNNNNNNNNNNNNNNNNNNNNNNNNNNNNNNNNNNNNNNNNNNNNNNNNNNNNNNNNNNNNNNNNNNNNNNNNNNNNNNNNNNNNNNNNNNNNNNNNNNNNNNNNNNNNNNNNNNNNNNNNNNNNNNNNNNNNNNNNNNNNNNNNNNNNNNNNNNNNNNNNNNNNNNNNNNNNNNNNNNNNNNNNNNNNNNNNNNNNNNNNNNNNNNNNNNNNNNNNNNNNNNNNNNNNNNNNNNNNNNNNNNNNNNNNNNNNNNNNNNNNNNNNNNNNNNNNNNNNNNNNNNNNNNNNNNNNNNNNNNNNNNNNNNNNNNNNNNNNNNNNNNNNNNNNNNNNNNNNNNNNNNNNNNNNNNNNNNNNNNNNNNNNNNNNNNNNNNNNNNNNNNNNNNNNNNNNNNNNNNNNNNNNNNNNNNNNNNNNNNNNNNNNNNNNNNNNNNNNNNNNNNNNNNNNNNNNNNNNNNNNNNNNNNNNNNNNNNNNNNNNNNNNNNNNNNNNNNNNNNNNNNNNNNNNNNNNNNNNNNNNNNNNNNNNNNNNNNNNNNNNNNNNNNNNNNNNNNNNNNNNNNNNNNNNNNNNNNNNNNNNNNNNNNNNNNNNNNNNNNNNNNNNNNNNNNNNNNNNNNNNNNNNNNNNNNNNNNNNNNNNNNNNNNNNNNNNNNNNNNNNNNNNNNNNNNNNNNNNNNNNNNNNNNNNNNNNNNNNNNNNNNNNNNNNNNNNNNNNNNNNNNNNNNNNNNNNNNNNNNNNNNNNNNNNNNNNNNNNNNNNNNNNNNNNNNNNNNNNNNNNNNNNNNNNNNNNNNNNNNNNNNNNNNNNNNNNNNNNNNNNNNNNNNNNNNNNNNNNNNNNNNNNNNNNNNNNNNNNNNNNNNNNNNNNNNNNNNNNNNNNNNNNNNNNNNNNNNNNNNNNNNNNNNNNNNNNNNNNNNNNNNNNNNNNNNNNNNNNNNNNNNNNNNNNNNNNNNNNNNNNNNNNNNNNNNNNNNNNNNNNNNNNNNNNNNNNNNNAAGGTAATGGGAGTtggcacttttcttttttcaacttTTGTACCATGCAGGTAAATCTATGTAGCCCGTGGAATTCGATGCCACACAGGACACAATTACTTCAGGGGTTCCAGTAGCTCCAGGGTTATTTCTGACCACATGTGCAGGTAATTTCACAGAGTGGTATGCTACCAAGTCTTTCATGTAACCAGCTCGAATgctgaattttgtctctaaaagccaaaaatgttaggagaaggaagaggcaaattaaaataaatatatggtAGAAAATTCGGCAGTGAGCTATGAACTTCACCAAGTTCCACCAAACCCACGAGGAACTTCCCAGAGATCACACAACTCAACGCACTTTCAATGTCTATTACCATGTGCACATTGAAGTCTCAGCATCAATCCCTCTTACGTCCTTCTCACGTTAAACTGGAAGAAAGTatacacctaaggacaatttagggcaACCAATCAACCAAGcctgcatgttttgtttttttttggacggtgggaggaagccggagcacccggagagaacccgcacagaaaggccggggtatccggggtttgaacccacgaccttcttgctgtgaggtgacagtgctaaccaccgcaccaccgtgccgccctgGTAATaaattttaatgacaaaaaatggTTCAATGTTCATCATGCGATCATGCAATATCAAATTTCCCCTCACAATCCTGAAGCTCTTTGGAAGCTTGGTTCTTACACCCAAAGCAAAGCTCTTGATGGACTTGGATAAAAGTTAGAATTCAGTGTTTCAAGGCATCATTATACAGCAATACAGTTTTTTAGCAGTCACAGAAAAGTAAGTACTGATATAACTACAACATCCCTGGTTCGACTCCAGCAGGGGACGTTTGCTGCGTGTCATACCCCTTATctcctgtctctgtttctctgctatCAAATGTCTATTGCAGGTGCAAATGCCCAAAAAAGTGACGTTACACTACTGTTTTTGGTGATAAAGCTGGACAATACATTAATAGGTGATGGAGAAGGTAAAATGATGGGCATTTACATGAAAACATCAcagattaattcatttaaaatagtttaaCTATCAAATCTAATGGAATGAAAAATCTTAACATCTCATCAGAACCGGTTTCTTGTGGTTCTGTTTTGTTGGCAGGAAATTGTATGAAATTCACATTCTCTTGGCTTTACTTAACTTCCAGAGTTGATAATGCAATGCTGCAAAATATTACAACTTGTGGACAGTGGGGGATGTTtcatcatttttatcattttcataGTCATACAAAGTCATACATAGTCACCATCACTGTTGTTGTCACTTCTCTTATTTCTCACGAAGTTTGTTACCTCATAACAGCGTTGGGCGTCCTGCCATTTACACTGCTGAAAACACCAACTTCCCCTTTATGGATTAATAAAATCTCTTGTTTCCATAACTATTTCCACTCACTCGTTTTCACATTTGTGCAGATTTGAtataatttacttatttaatcaAAGACAAATAATGAAAAGTTGTGATGTTTAGTGTCTCCTcctcaaatgtgaaatgttttttatccactacatgttgtgttcacatcaagtacctatttatttatttctcaccACATATTTCCTGTTGACTAATTGCCAATGCCCAGAAGCAAGATATAATGAGGAAGGATTGATAGTGACGCAAAAAGGACGGCCTGTCTTTGGTCTATCTTTGACAGTCAGAAAGGTGGGGGCGAGAGGTTTTTAGGTAACATCCTACAGACATTTAGGAAACACAATGACGGAGACCAACCAACTGTAGAGACAAACGCATCAGAAGAAACTAACATGATGAAGGGATTTCTTCTGCTCGTCCTTTTACTGATGGAAGGTAAAATAATTACTAACACTTAATTACTGATATTACTAATGAAGGTTGTTTGGTCTGGTTTTATGCTTTTGTGTTAGTGTGCTTTACTACAGTTCAATTAAATTTcaattgaattttatttatatagcggcaaatcacaacaacagttatctcacagcgcttttcataaaagagcaggtctagaccgaactctgatgttatttacagcCTGTAATAAGAGTAGAAATCCTACAGCAATATACTGTACTGCAATACTGTAGAGCTCCAGTACTCAGGCAACtgcaacaaaatacaaaattcagGTTCGAAATCTCAAAGAAACCGTTtccaaacatttacatttgaacaGACTGGCTCTAACTATTACTCATTTATAGAGCAGCTAACGAAGTATCTGAAGTACACTGAAACTCATTTGGTGAACAGGAAATaatgtgcgtgtgcgtgtgtgtgtgtgtgtgtgtgtgtgtgtgtgtgtgtgtgtgtcgggatTAATCCTGCAAGGGGTTGGTAGTATGATCCAGGCAAGATCATATTCTGGTAGAGATATATAAATTGCTAGAGATCAGATTCAGACTATAGCACTGAAACAGTTTCAGAATCTGACATGATgtgaacttttgtttttgatctACAGGCTGTGAGGACTCGTCTGAACAGTCTGGAGAAGATTTTGTAGTGAAGAGATGCCGAGAAGGATGGATCGAACTCACTTGCAAATATCtaaaacaacatgaaacataTCAAAGTATTTCTGTAGTTACTCCCAAAAACACAACCATACAAACCACTAAAAAGGATGTGTGGGAAAACAAAGGCAGAGTTTCCCTGTACcatgatacaaaaaaaaaaaatctcaaggTGGTCATCAGACAACTTGAACCTGAGGACTTTGGGGACTACACCTGTAAATTTACACGAGACTCACCCAGTGACCATAAAGTGAAACTGGAAGTTGGTAAAATATGCTGCATCTTTTTTTAATACTCTTGTCctttgttaaagcactttaacTGTTTTACTAGACTCAACCTCTGAGTCTTGCCAACTACATTATGGTTTTCACACACAATATTTGCATTGTTGGAAATACCTGAATTAACATCACATGCCAACAAGAATCTATGTGATTATGTGTACAgcacaaaaataattttgtgtaGCTTCTCTTTAAGAAAAATGTAACACAAATAAagtaatgattattattatcagtgtCAAAGACACAGTGACATTTGTCAAAACATCAGTAAGAGAACAATAAATCATAAATAAAGTCAGATGTAACAACATATTCCTCTTTTTAATCTGTTACCACCAATCTAACTTGTTGTGCTTGTGAGGGACGTATAGACGTATAATGTAAAAAACTAaatacagttacattttttaaatgtctttcaaTGCTTGATGCCAATTTGCCATAAAGCACACATTACAAGTCATGACAAGCATGTTTACTGTAATGGACATATTTCATGTTGtacctttcttttttatttgcagagaaaaaaatgtgcCAGAGACAATTTAATCAAACTGCGTACAGAACAGCTACAACCACCATCACATGTAATTACACAGGAAACAAATACAAGTTCTTCTGCAAACAGAACGGTTCAATCTGTGAGGATATTTTATCAACAAAATCCTCTCTGAAGTCAAACGGGACATTCACTCTCACAGAAACCAAGAGTAGCTTCAGCGTGTCCATCAGTAACGTGTCCTCACATGATGCTGGTGTCTACTGGTGTGGAGTGGAAATACGTGAAGGAAGTTACAGAGCTGCTCTCAGAAAGATACAGCTGGAGGTTGAAGGTGAGCAGCACACATATGACACTTTGAGCTTTGATTTACTCACACAGATAATTATGGTGTCTCTGAAACACAGTGGGTCACTGATGgacctgctgtctgtctgtctctcaacaGATATTACTAACCTCACAAAGTCTCTAACTGTTGGACAGGATCTTATTTACCAGTGTCCATATCCAAATGGTGCTCTGATAAATAAATTCATCTGTAAGGGAGAAGATCCATCTATATGTAAACCTCTATTAAGCATCGCACAGCGCAACAAGAAAACTGGGAGGTTTTCCATCAAGGAGGACAATCAGAAGAGAAATATCACCATAACAGTGAGAGGAGTAACAACAGACGACACTGGGACATACTGGTGTGGAGCAAAAAGCTCTGATGAAACACGCAGTAACCCATTCTTCCATAAACTGGTGATGACTGTAGGTGAGTGTTCACAggagtttttaatttaatttaatagcAAAATACACCGTGTGACTGCCCTCCAGAAGCACACGCAGAAGTGTTTTGTGATCTGACAACCATGTCAGCAGAACAACAtcacctgtctgtgtttttcaaaaCTGCTGGAGAAATGTTCCTGTTTTATGGTATGACAACATCATGGGTCAAGGTTTGTTAGGTTTGACCACAAACAAGACTTACTTAGcggttagggaaagatcattGTTTGGGTTACCATAAGGTACTTAGgtttagaaaatatttatttattttagaaatatatatttatgatgATCTATGATTCTGGTCTTGCCACTCCCAATAACTTTTTTTATCATCTGGATATTAttgatatttattcatttagctgacgcttttatccaaagtgacttacaattgctgtacatgtcagatgtcgcatgcctctggagaaactaggggttaagtgtcttgctcagggacacaatggtggatgggtgaCAGTgggggggattgaacctgggtctctcacaccaaaggcatagtcttttccattgcgccatcaccacccccataTTATCTGACCTGATGTAGTGAGAAACTGCATTATTTGAAATACTGTATCATGTCATATTCACTTTTTGATATTTGCTTCTGCTCCACTTTATGAAATAAAAGCTACAATAACTGCTGATTACTGATCAACttatatatttcatatatattttcatatatattttatttgcattgtTCACCTGTACAGTCGCAGCACATTTCATCCAAAATGGATAGAGACCATAGAAATAATTAGAACCCTTTGATTCTTATTTGAAGAAGCAAATCTGTGTCTGACACCCTGACAAGTCCCGGGCTCATCATGGCAATGTTTCCAGGTTTTTAAttagtgattttaaaaaaatatgtatttattttgtctgccaaattgtgttttttattttctatacttTGCTACTATTTATCTGTTATATCTATTTTCTAGGGCTGGGACAAAACGGTGATGGCTTTTGGTATAATAATTCTACAACTATAACCATTGCTGCGGTCATCTGTGTAGCTGTGCTGGTGCTTGGGCTTATTTTTGTTCTCATCTACAAACGTAAGaaattcacacattcacaattcacacattcacatacatacatgcaaacacacttcTCTTTACTTTCttacattgtcttttttttcttttccaggaTTTAAGcgttcaaaaaacacaataaatgagGAAGCACAGTACAACGATGAGGCAAGtgtacatattttaaattactgtactgtgtgtgtgtttgcgggCATCCGTATTGCTGGATGTAATTGAAAACAGGTGGAATTTGCATGTCAAGGTGGGTTTGCTTGGGAACTAAAAATTGGACTAAAATGCTGAAATAATAGGCAAAGTAAAGATCAAGGATTTAACTGCAGGATAAATCAGCTTACAGGCAGACTTGTAGGCAGACAGGCAATGCACAGGTAACAGGCAGGAAGATACAGATCCAGGTAAcgctaaaaataaataaaaaaacgtaGCAACTAAGCACATGGAAACTAGGATGAAGTGACAATGAAAAAGGGAAGGGAGCtgttacagtatattatattatatatatattatatattatatatatattatatatatatttggttGAGTTGCAGGTGAGGAGTGGGCAGACTGGGCCAAGTAACTGCTGGGCTGATGAGAGAAGTGGGAACACGAGTATAGTTGGCTGTGGCAGTCAGgaaaaggagggaaagcctGAGGGTATCTTGCAGAGAGCTTGAGGATAGCAGGTCTGGAGAGttagagaaagagacagagagcaatgcAGAGGGCCCGGAAGGAGACAGCGTGACTGAAGAGAGGGACTAAGCCAGAATCTGTACATGTTTGATGCCTGAGGCCTCAGAGTTTGGGATACAGTATTAGCTGTACATTAAATGCTTAAATTTTAACATTGCAAATTTACTGTGCATCCCATGACTTATGGGCTGAATTGCCAAAAATGTATGCACTTGTCAATTAAAGTCTGtgaatgtttt
Above is a genomic segment from Micropterus dolomieu isolate WLL.071019.BEF.003 ecotype Adirondacks linkage group LG18, ASM2129224v1, whole genome shotgun sequence containing:
- the LOC123956981 gene encoding polymeric immunoglobulin receptor-like → MCQRQFNQTAYRTATTTITCNYTGNKYKFFCKQNGSICEDILSTKSSLKSNGTFTLTETKSSFSVSISNVSSHDAGVYWCGVEIREGSYRAALRKIQLEVEDITNLTKSLTVGQDLIYQCPYPNGALINKFICKGEDPSICKPLLSIAQRNKKTGRFSIKEDNQKRNITITVRGVTTDDTGTYWCGAKSSDETRSNPFFHKLVMTVGLGQNGDGFWYNNSTTITIAAVICVAVLVLGLIFVLIYKRFKRSKNTINEEAQYNDEDCAYEEIQELPQMPGSGSALKSVYATANFPTNPSSASQHYYNINIQS